The Mastomys coucha isolate ucsf_1 unplaced genomic scaffold, UCSF_Mcou_1 pScaffold13, whole genome shotgun sequence genome has a window encoding:
- the Mro gene encoding protein maestro isoform X4 — MEQRQRIPSQPLPTRTSQSKKRRTPLHSFFSKVSWKLRLQKREPLKNVLFILAERARDPNAKKRHLAMRGLGTLACEAPDKQVRKYKKIMLDLLVRGLYDPVSSEVIHESVKTLIIMLGKIQGQRLGSFFIDITLQTQTLLDDEDDSVRYSAFVLFGQLAAFVGRRWKKFFTHQVNQTQDSLLSHLQDESPRVAKACKMTLRACVPYLKPRKEQSFQSEEDRRNPRLSRQLSHCHPEILLFFYANKIL; from the exons atggaacagagacagagaatcccGAGCCAGCCCCTCCCCACCCGTACCTCCCAGTCCAAGAAGAGAAGGACACCACTGCACTCCTTCTTTTCCAAG GTCTCTTGGAAACTGAGGTTGCAGAAGCGGGAGCCTTTGAAGAATGTGCTTTTCATCTTGGCAGAAAGAGCCCGGGATCCTAATGCTAAAAAGCGCCATCTAGCAATGAGAGGCCTGGGTACCCTGGCCTGTGAAGCTCCTGACAAG CAGGTGAGAAAGTATAAGAAAATTATGCTTGATCTCCTGGTACGTGGGCTGTATGATCCCGTGAGTTCTGAAGTTATCCACGAGAGTGTGAAGACTTTGATCATCATGCTGGGCAAGATTCAGGGCCAAAGGCTGGGCTCCTTCTTCATAGATATCACCCTTCAGACCCAGACCTTATTGGATGAT GAGGACGACAGCGTGCGGTACTCGGCCTTTGTCCTCTTTGGACAGTTGGCTGCCTTTGTTGGGCGGAGGTGGAAGAAATTTTTCACTCACCAAGTTAACCAGACCCAAGATTCCCTCCTAAGCCACTTGCAGGACGAAAGCCCTCGGGTTGCCAAG gctTGCAAAATGACTCTTCGAGCCTGTGTCCCGTATCTGAAACCCAGAAAGGAGCAGAGTTTCCAAAGTGAAGAAGATCGGAGGAACCCCAGGCTTTCCCGGCAGCTG AGCCACTGCCATCCAGAGATCCTGCTGTTCTTCTATGCCAATAAAATCCTGTAA